One window of Phycisphaeraceae bacterium genomic DNA carries:
- a CDS encoding flagellar biosynthetic protein FliR — MPGVEALLGQTVPWLLVVARIAGLFVFAPMVSSLTLPLRARALLAAALGLAAAPMVIGAGWADIKPDLISLPWLLFSETMIGVSIGMIAVTPLLALDLAGVLMGHQMGMNLARVYNPETDAEVDAVGQLLFFVGFAAFVVIGGLESLFLALLATFDRVPLGGFGVENLPLETFVGVLGSGMELAARIAAPVWGAVGALMVVMGLLGKFVPQINTMTIGFMLKILLGVFVLAISMHVIGDVSADAMSGMVRVVEGWVGSLGAESEGAIWPRS, encoded by the coding sequence ATGCCGGGCGTCGAGGCCCTGCTGGGCCAGACAGTTCCGTGGTTGCTCGTGGTCGCTCGCATCGCGGGCCTGTTTGTCTTCGCGCCGATGGTGTCGAGTCTGACGCTGCCTCTCCGTGCGAGGGCGTTGCTGGCGGCCGCGCTCGGGCTGGCTGCGGCACCGATGGTGATTGGCGCGGGATGGGCGGACATCAAGCCGGATCTGATCTCGCTGCCGTGGTTGCTGTTCTCCGAGACGATGATCGGTGTTTCGATCGGGATGATCGCTGTCACCCCGCTGCTGGCTCTCGACCTCGCAGGTGTGTTGATGGGTCATCAGATGGGCATGAATCTCGCCCGTGTCTACAACCCTGAGACAGACGCGGAAGTCGATGCGGTCGGGCAGCTCCTGTTCTTTGTCGGTTTCGCGGCGTTTGTTGTCATCGGTGGATTGGAGAGTCTCTTTCTTGCTTTGCTTGCGACGTTCGATCGTGTGCCGCTGGGCGGGTTCGGGGTCGAGAATCTGCCTCTGGAGACCTTTGTCGGTGTGCTCGGTTCTGGTATGGAGCTCGCGGCGCGTATCGCGGCCCCGGTGTGGGGTGCCGTCGGTGCGTTGATGGTCGTGATGGGGCTGCTCGGCAAGTTCGTGCCTCAGATCAACACGATGACGATCGGATTCATGCTCAAGATCCTGCTCGGGGTCTTTGTATTGGCGATCTCGATGCACGTGATCGGCGATGTCAGTGCCGACGCCATGTCGGGGATGGTCCGCGTGGTCGAGGGTTGGGTGGGCTCGCTCGGCGCGGAGAGTGAGGGGGCGATATGGCCCAGGAGCTAG
- a CDS encoding flagellar biosynthetic protein FliQ — protein sequence MNDGVIEMTTQMLLVMLKIAAPILLVGMLVGLGISIFQSVTSIQDQTLTFVPKIAVMVIVAALLIPWIAQRLIEYAIEAFTLS from the coding sequence ATGAACGACGGTGTGATCGAGATGACAACGCAGATGCTGCTTGTGATGCTCAAGATCGCTGCGCCGATCCTGCTTGTCGGCATGCTTGTTGGGCTTGGGATCAGCATTTTCCAGTCGGTGACTTCGATCCAGGACCAGACGCTCACCTTTGTGCCCAAGATCGCGGTCATGGTGATCGTCGCGGCACTGCTTATCCCGTGGATTGCCCAGCGTCTGATCGAGTATGCGATCGAGGCATTTACACTGTCTTAG
- the fliP gene encoding flagellar type III secretion system pore protein FliP (The bacterial flagellar biogenesis protein FliP forms a type III secretion system (T3SS)-type pore required for flagellar assembly.) → MSGTLNPLRVLDDAAGTLTGRGAGSREGVGLSAAINVMLVLTVISLVPSIMLLCTCFLRILVVLGLLKQAMGTQTLPPPQVVTGLALFMTMLVMAPTAQRVWDEAVEPYRQGEITDYDTLWIKARQPLRDFMFDQIDASGNWSSVYMVLEYRGVDTTEPERLTRGDVDMVTLIPAFVLSELKVGFMMGFRVYLPFLVIDMVIASILISMSMMMLPPVLISLPFKLLLFILVDGWRLVVGGLLTSFVTTGQGGEGVESGVRSAMLLGPDGVLAVLHDIAPGLIGVVC, encoded by the coding sequence ATGTCGGGCACGCTGAATCCGCTTCGTGTGCTCGACGATGCGGCGGGGACTTTGACGGGACGTGGTGCAGGGTCGCGTGAAGGGGTGGGGCTGTCGGCCGCGATCAACGTGATGCTGGTGCTGACTGTTATCTCACTCGTTCCATCGATCATGCTGCTTTGCACGTGCTTTCTGCGGATTCTTGTCGTGCTTGGCCTGCTGAAGCAGGCCATGGGCACGCAGACGCTGCCGCCGCCTCAGGTCGTGACCGGGCTGGCGCTGTTCATGACGATGCTCGTGATGGCTCCGACAGCGCAGCGAGTATGGGATGAGGCGGTTGAGCCGTACAGGCAGGGGGAGATCACCGACTACGACACGCTGTGGATCAAGGCGCGTCAGCCGCTCAGGGACTTCATGTTTGACCAGATCGACGCCAGCGGCAACTGGTCGAGCGTGTACATGGTGCTCGAGTATCGCGGCGTGGATACGACGGAGCCGGAGCGTCTGACCCGGGGCGACGTCGATATGGTGACGCTCATCCCTGCGTTCGTGCTCAGCGAGCTGAAGGTCGGGTTCATGATGGGCTTCAGGGTGTATCTGCCGTTTCTCGTGATCGACATGGTGATCGCGAGCATCCTCATCTCGATGAGCATGATGATGCTGCCGCCCGTGCTGATCTCGCTGCCTTTCAAGCTGCTGCTATTCATCCTTGTGGACGGCTGGCGGCTGGTTGTCGGGGGTCTGCTGACGAGTTTCGTGACGACGGGACAGGGAGGCGAGGGCGTCGAGTCGGGCGTTCGGAGCGCGATGTTGCTCGGTCCTGATGGTGTGCTCGCGGTCTTGCACGACATAGCGCCGGGGCTGATCGGGGTGGTGTGCTGA